One genomic region from Argentina anserina chromosome 2, drPotAnse1.1, whole genome shotgun sequence encodes:
- the LOC126785058 gene encoding putative laccase-9, with amino-acid sequence MACFKPIGFFCSVSCFAMLTCILLLQSEAEASILYYDFVLTETNFTKLCSTKSAMVVNGSFPGPVITARKGDTVYVNVHNQGTYGVTIHWHGIKQPRNPWFDGPEYITQCPIEAGTNFTYTVLLSSEEGTLFWHAHSDWTRATVHGAFVILPAENTTYPFPEPDHEEVLVFASWYKEDVPTLMDEALKYGGLTTLSDSYAINGQPGDFYECSNETTFRLAVDHGSTYLLRLVNSVQNTDMFFAIADHNLTLVGVDGNYVKPVETNYLMITPGETMDILVTATQPLGHYYMLISPYFDGQADDFDKSVTSAIFQYNGNYTPPTSPIYPDHIPGFYDVDAARNFDTQLKSLASLEHPADVPQHVTTRMFITLSISMLRCPNDTCDGPDGNRLASALNNVSFANPTIDVLQAYYRNISGYFEANFPDKPPTLFNFTADELMTDNITLSDQGTRVKMLNYNETVEITFQGTNVMNSGENHPVHLHGFKFYVVGAGVGNFNNDTDPLTYNLIDPPQLNTFPVPKDGWATIRFVADNPGVWFMHCHFDRHMSWGMDTVFIVRNGDTEETSVRPPPEYMPSCGENSIYDGAEQSMFQLET; translated from the exons ATGGCGTGCTTCAAACCTATCGGCTTCTTCTGCTCTGTTTCCTGCTTCGCCATGCTTACCTGCATCTTGTTGTTGCAGTCCGAGGCTGAAGCAAGTATCCTCTACTATGATTTCGTT CTCACGGAAACCAATTTCACGAAGTTATGCAGCACAAAGAGTGCAATGGTTGTGAACGGAAGTTTCCCGGGGCCAGTGATTACCGCTCGCAAAGGGGATACTGTGTATGTCAATGTGCACAATCAAGGAACATATGGTGTCACCATTCACTG GCACGGAATAAAGCAACCACGAAATCCATGGTTTGATGGACCAGAATATATTACACAATGCCCTATTGAAGCTGGTACTAATTTCACGTATACAGTGCTCCTCTCTTCCGAAGAAGGCACATTGTTCTGGCATGCCCATAGCGATTGGACCCGAGCCACAGTTCATGGAGCCTTCGTCATTTTGCCAGCAGAGAATACAACCTATCCATTTCCAGAGCCAGACCACGAAGAAGTTCTTGTTTTTG CATCATGGTATAAAGAAGATGTGCCAACATTGATGGACGAGGCTCTCAAATATGGTGGATTAACAACGTTGTCTGACTCCTATGCCATCAATGGCCAGCCAGGAGACTTTTACGAGTGTTCCAACG AAACAACATTTCGATTGGCTGTTGATCATGGGAGTACCTATCTTCTTCGTTTAGTGAATTCGGTACAAAACACAGACATGTTCTTCGCCATAGCTGATCATAATCTCACACTTGTGGGCGTGGATGGTAACTATGTCAAGCCTGTAGAAACGAACTACCTAATGATAACACCAGGAGAAACAATGGACATTTTGGTCACAGCAACCCAGCCTCTTGGCCATTACTACATGCTTATAAGTCCTTACTTTGATGGACAAGCTGACGACTTTGACAAAAGTGTCACCAGTGCAATATTTCAGTACAACGGCAATTATACTCCTCCGACATCACCCATCTACCCAGACCACATTCCTGGCTTCTATGACGTTGACGCTGCGCGCAACTTTGACACACAGTTGAAGAGTTTGGCATCTCTTGAGCACCCTGCAGATGTTCCTCAACATGTCACTACCAGGATGTTTATTACCCTTTCGATTAGCATGCTTCGTTGTCCGAATGATACATGTGATGGACCTGATGGAAATCGACTTGCGTCTGCCTTGAACAACGTCAGCTTCGCTAACCCTACCATTGACGTTCTGCAAGCATACTACAG GAACATAAGTGGATATTTCGAAGCTAATTTTCCAGACAAGCCTCCTACTCTATTCAACTTCACCGCAGATGAGTTGATGACTGACAACATTACGTTAAGTGACCAAGGAACAAGGGTGAAGATGTTGAATTACAACGAGACAGTAGAAATAACGTTCCAAGGGACAAATGTGATGAACTCAGGAGAAAATCATCCTGTTCATTTGCATGGATTCAAGTTTTATGTGGTTGGAGCTGGTGTCGGAAATTTCAACAATGATACTGATCCCTTAACTTACAATTTGATTGATCCACCGCAACTCAATACCTTCCCAGTTCCTAAGGATGGATGGGCCACAATCAGATTCGTAGCCGACAACCCAG GGGTATGGTTCATGCACTGCCATTTCGATCGGCATATGAGTTGGGGCATGGATACCGTTTTCATAGTGCGGAATGGAGACACAGAGGAGACGAGTGTTCGCCCTCCGCCGGAGTACATGCCTTCTTGTGGCGAAAATTCCATATATGATGGTGCTGAGCAGTCAATGTTTCAGTTGGAGACGTAG
- the LOC126783268 gene encoding uncharacterized oxidoreductase At4g09670-like, protein MSAETPIRFGILGCADIARKVSRAIILAPNATLFAVASRSVDKATAFAKANNFPPDARIYGSYDALLDDPDVDAVYIPLPTSLHIQWAVLAAQKKKHILLEKPVALNVAEFDKIVEACESNGVQLMDGTMWMHHPRTAKMREFLSDANRFGQLTSINTCFTFAADPDFLKNDIRVKPDLDALGALGDAGWYCVRAILWTTNYELPKTVVALRGAIFNEAGVILSCGASLHWENGKVATFHCSFLSSLTMDIAAIGTKGTLHANGFVIPHREKEASFSVASETWFDDLVTCWVPPPSDHIVTTDLPQEALMVTEFSRLVGIVKNGSAPEKKWPILSRKTQLVLDAVKASIDKGFEPIPIEY, encoded by the exons ATGTCAGCAGAAACCCCAATCCGGTTCGGAATTCTGGGCTGCGCTGATATAGCCCGGAAGGTCTCACGCGCCATCATTCTCGCCCCCAACGCCACTCTTTTCGCCGTCGCAAGTCGTTCCGTCGACAAGGCCACCGCGTTCGCCAAGGCCAACAACTTCCCTCCCGACGCCAGAATCTACGGCTCCTACGACGCCCTTTTGGACGACCCCGACGTCGACGCCGTCTACATCCCTCTCCCCACCAGCCTGCACATCCAGTGGGCCGTCCTCGCCGCGCAAAAGAAGAAGCACATCTTGCTTGAGAAGCCCGTCGCGCTCAACGTGGCTGAGTTTGACAAGATTGTGGAGGCTTGTGAATCTAATGGGGTGCAGCTCATGGATGGTACCATGTGGATGCATCACCCCAGGACTGCCAAGATGCGGGAGTTTCTTTCTGATGCCAATCGTTTTGGTCAACTCACGTCG ATAAACACGTGCTTTACATTTGCTGCTGATCCTGATTTCCTGAAGAATGATATTCGCGTGAAGCCAGACCTAGATGCTCTTGGTGCTCTTGGGGATGCAGGGTGGTACTGCGTCAGGGCAATCCTGTGGACTACTAACTATGAACTGCCAAAGACAGTTGTTGCCTTGCGCGGCGCTATATTTAATGAAGCTGGGGTAATTTTATCTTGTGGAGCTTCTCTACACTGGGAAAATGGGAAAGTGGCAACCTTCCACTGCTCTTTCTTGTCAAGTTTGACAATGGATATAGCTGCTATCGGTACGAAGGGAACATTACATGCCAATGGTTTTGTTATCCCTCATCGAGAGAAAGAAGCCTCTTTCTCTGTAGCCTCAGAAACTTGGTTTGATGATCTTGTGACCTGTTGGGTGCCACCCCCAAGTGATCATATTGTAACCACAGATCTTCCACAGGAAGCTCTTATGGTAACCGAGTTTTCTCGCTTGGTTGGGATTGTCAAAAATGGTTCTGCACCTGAGAAGAAATGGCCAATCCTTAGCAGGAAGACACAGCTAGTACTCGATGCTGTCAAGGCATCAATAGACAAGGGTTTTGAGCCTATTCCTATTGAGTATTAA